In a single window of the Agromyces sp. H17E-10 genome:
- a CDS encoding potassium channel family protein — MVDKIRHDAPVLVIGLGRFGAATAGQLDRLGREVLAVDTDEGLVQKWSERVTHAVVADAKNIDALKQIGAQDFSIAVCAVGSSIEASVLITANLVDLKIPQIWAKAISASHGKILQRIGANHVIYPEREAGERTAHLVSGRMLDFIEFDDDFALVKMYPPKPIRGKNLTESGVRSKHRVTVVGVKSPGKPFTYATESTVVSNHDLIIVSGTEGDIERFAALE, encoded by the coding sequence TTGGTTGACAAGATCAGGCACGACGCCCCGGTGCTCGTGATCGGCCTCGGCCGGTTCGGCGCCGCCACTGCCGGACAGCTCGACCGGCTCGGCCGCGAGGTGCTCGCGGTCGACACCGACGAGGGCCTCGTGCAGAAGTGGTCGGAGCGGGTCACCCACGCGGTGGTCGCCGACGCCAAGAACATCGACGCGCTCAAGCAGATCGGCGCCCAGGACTTCTCGATCGCCGTCTGCGCGGTCGGGTCGTCGATCGAGGCATCCGTGCTCATCACCGCGAACCTCGTCGACCTCAAGATCCCGCAGATCTGGGCGAAGGCGATCTCGGCGTCGCACGGGAAGATCCTGCAGCGCATCGGCGCGAACCACGTCATCTATCCCGAGCGCGAGGCGGGCGAGCGCACCGCGCACCTCGTGTCGGGCCGCATGCTCGACTTCATCGAATTCGACGACGACTTCGCCCTCGTGAAGATGTACCCGCCGAAACCGATCCGCGGCAAGAACCTCACCGAGTCGGGCGTGCGCTCGAAGCACCGGGTCACCGTCGTCGGCGTGAAGAGCCCCGGCAAGCCGTTCACGTACGCGACCGAGAGCACGGTCGTGTCGAACCACGACCTCATCATCGTGTCGGGCACCGAGGGCGACATCGAGCGGTTCGCGGCGCTCGAGTAG
- a CDS encoding ABC transporter ATP-binding protein — protein MTTVISASGLEKRFGRTVALDGLDLEVGAGEVHGFLGPNGAGKSTTIRIILGLARASGGTATLFGEDPWKHAGELHRRVAYVPGDVSLWPNLTGGEAIDLLARLRGGTIDKAGYAARKQRLLEAFDFDPRKKGRAYSKGNRQKVALIAAFATPAELYVLDEPTSGLDPLMEQVFNREIARVAGEGATVLLSSHILSEVEELCDRVSIIRAGKTVESGTLAELRHLTRTEIAFAADGVDPVALAAEVDRIPDAHDLLIDHGRVSFTVDSDRVASVLPDLARLDVHGLTVSPPSLEELFLRHYGDELGRPAEVSEEALA, from the coding sequence ATGACGACAGTGATCAGCGCCAGCGGCCTCGAGAAGCGATTCGGCCGCACCGTCGCGCTCGACGGGCTCGACCTCGAGGTCGGCGCCGGCGAAGTGCACGGATTCCTCGGCCCGAACGGCGCAGGCAAGTCCACCACCATCCGCATCATCCTCGGCCTCGCCCGGGCCTCGGGCGGCACAGCCACCCTCTTCGGCGAGGACCCGTGGAAGCATGCGGGTGAACTCCACCGGCGGGTCGCCTACGTGCCCGGCGACGTGAGCCTCTGGCCGAACCTCACGGGCGGCGAGGCGATCGACCTGCTCGCCCGCCTGCGCGGCGGCACGATCGACAAGGCCGGCTACGCGGCCCGCAAGCAACGGCTGCTCGAGGCCTTCGACTTCGACCCGCGCAAGAAGGGGCGCGCGTACTCGAAGGGCAACCGGCAGAAGGTCGCGCTCATCGCGGCGTTCGCGACGCCCGCCGAGCTCTACGTGCTCGACGAACCCACGAGCGGCCTCGACCCCCTCATGGAGCAGGTCTTCAACCGCGAGATCGCCCGCGTGGCAGGCGAGGGCGCCACCGTGCTGCTCTCGAGCCACATCCTCTCCGAGGTCGAGGAGCTGTGCGACCGGGTGAGCATCATCCGCGCAGGCAAGACGGTCGAGTCGGGCACGCTCGCCGAGCTGCGCCACCTCACGCGAACCGAGATCGCGTTCGCGGCCGACGGCGTCGACCCGGTCGCGCTCGCGGCCGAGGTCGACCGCATCCCCGACGCGCACGACCTCCTCATCGACCACGGACGGGTCAGCTTCACGGTCGACAGCGACCGCGTCGCATCCGTGCTGCCCGATCTCGCGCGGCTCGACGTGCACGGCCTGACCGTGTCGCCGCCCTCGCTCGAAGAGCTCTTCCTGCGGCACTACGGCGACGAGCTCGGCCGGCCCGCCGAGGTCTCGGAGGAGGCGCTGGCATGA
- a CDS encoding ABC transporter permease, with amino-acid sequence MSTLGTLLRQRLRRDRLQLILWIIGIGVLAYGSIAAVLDTYGDEAERTQILQVATASRTILVFRGTPNGTDLGAFSFFELFAWLALMGGLMSTFLVTRHTRAEEEQGRAELIAATPAGRVKPTVATLVHGVLANLVLGLVVALALIGAGLDAEGSWVTGAAMASVGIAFVAIGLFCAQLFRTSRGANGAGVAVVVGAYLLRGIGDAAGTPSDDLLHVTPAWPSWLSPIGWGQATGAYVENDLWPLLLALGVSAVLVVIVFALQAVRDQGASLLPGRKGRASASWALSSSFGLAWRLNLSTLIAWAVGAAVAGLTASSLSGLIDQLSGDAPQVVDTLQHALGGGATLEQAFIAMFFSIIGILAACCAVQVAIRARQEEAHGTAEQVLATPVPRMRWLLEYWLVGVLVIVVVLAAAWLGGLAGSGASNTPSDLVPLISQAALAQLPVSLVFLGITLLVFALLPRWTIGLGWSIVGVAAIIGVFGPLLGAPDWMVDLSPFTHSPVPTGDDIDWSGGFWMIAVGLAAGALAVVSMRRRELASGA; translated from the coding sequence ATGAGCACCCTCGGCACGCTGCTCAGGCAGCGGCTGCGCCGCGACCGCCTGCAGCTCATCCTGTGGATCATCGGCATCGGCGTGCTCGCGTACGGCTCGATCGCGGCCGTGCTCGACACCTACGGCGACGAGGCCGAGCGCACCCAGATCCTGCAGGTCGCGACCGCGAGCCGCACGATCCTCGTGTTCCGCGGCACCCCGAACGGCACCGACCTCGGCGCCTTCAGCTTCTTCGAGCTGTTCGCGTGGCTCGCCCTCATGGGCGGGCTCATGAGCACCTTCCTCGTCACGCGACACACCCGCGCCGAGGAGGAGCAGGGCCGCGCCGAGCTCATCGCCGCGACCCCGGCCGGGCGCGTGAAGCCCACCGTCGCGACCCTCGTGCACGGCGTGCTCGCGAACCTCGTGCTCGGCCTCGTCGTCGCGCTCGCGCTGATCGGCGCGGGCCTCGACGCGGAGGGTTCGTGGGTCACGGGCGCGGCGATGGCCTCAGTGGGCATCGCGTTCGTCGCGATCGGCCTGTTCTGCGCCCAGCTGTTCCGCACCTCGCGCGGGGCCAACGGCGCGGGCGTCGCCGTGGTCGTGGGCGCGTACCTGCTGCGCGGCATCGGGGATGCCGCGGGCACGCCGTCCGACGACCTGCTGCACGTGACCCCGGCCTGGCCGAGCTGGCTCTCGCCCATCGGGTGGGGGCAGGCGACCGGTGCGTACGTCGAGAACGACCTGTGGCCGCTGCTGCTCGCGCTCGGCGTCTCGGCGGTGCTCGTCGTGATCGTCTTCGCCCTGCAGGCGGTGCGCGACCAGGGCGCGAGCCTGCTGCCGGGCCGCAAGGGCCGCGCATCGGCGAGCTGGGCGCTGTCGAGCTCGTTCGGCCTCGCGTGGCGGCTCAACCTCTCGACGCTCATCGCGTGGGCCGTCGGCGCCGCCGTCGCGGGACTCACGGCGAGTTCGCTCTCGGGCCTCATCGACCAGCTCAGCGGCGACGCGCCCCAGGTCGTCGACACCCTGCAGCACGCTCTCGGCGGCGGGGCGACCCTCGAGCAGGCGTTCATCGCGATGTTCTTCAGCATCATCGGCATCCTCGCGGCGTGCTGCGCCGTGCAGGTCGCGATCCGTGCCCGCCAGGAGGAGGCGCACGGCACCGCCGAGCAGGTGCTCGCGACGCCCGTGCCCCGCATGCGCTGGCTGCTCGAGTACTGGCTCGTGGGCGTGCTCGTGATCGTGGTCGTGCTCGCCGCGGCGTGGCTCGGCGGGCTCGCAGGTTCGGGGGCGTCGAACACCCCGTCCGACCTGGTTCCGCTCATCTCGCAGGCCGCGCTCGCGCAGCTGCCGGTGTCGCTCGTGTTCCTCGGCATCACGCTGCTCGTGTTCGCCCTGCTGCCCCGGTGGACGATCGGTCTCGGCTGGTCGATCGTCGGCGTCGCCGCGATCATCGGGGTCTTCGGGCCGCTGCTCGGCGCTCCCGACTGGATGGTCGACCTGTCGCCGTTCACCCACTCGCCGGTGCCGACGGGCGACGACATCGACTGGTCGGGCGGGTTCTGGATGATCGCCGTCGGGCTCGCCGCCGGGGCCCTGGCCGTCGTGTCCATGCGACGCCGCGAACTGGCCTCGGGGGCCTGA
- a CDS encoding GbsR/MarR family transcriptional regulator, whose translation MARDEVSLRAAVDQSTAVLAGAGFPRMPARVLMALLVSDRGLTASELGGEIGASAAAISGAVRYLEQLGVVHRVRERGSRRDRFEFSDDAWYRAIVQKSSIYSVIAELSERAADAIDDESHAGVRRLRDTAGFYRFLDGKMPELLAEWDAQRDATVAPSAG comes from the coding sequence ATGGCGCGCGACGAGGTCTCACTCAGGGCGGCGGTCGACCAGTCGACCGCCGTCCTGGCCGGCGCCGGCTTCCCGCGCATGCCCGCACGCGTACTCATGGCGCTGCTCGTCTCCGACCGCGGGCTGACCGCGAGCGAGCTCGGCGGCGAGATCGGCGCGAGCGCGGCGGCCATCTCGGGCGCGGTGCGCTACCTCGAGCAGCTCGGCGTCGTGCACCGCGTGCGCGAACGCGGCAGCCGGCGCGACCGCTTCGAGTTCTCGGACGACGCGTGGTACCGCGCGATCGTGCAGAAGTCGTCGATCTACAGCGTCATCGCCGAGCTCTCCGAGCGGGCGGCCGACGCGATCGACGACGAGTCGCACGCGGGCGTGCGCCGCCTGCGCGACACCGCCGGCTTCTACCGGTTCCTCGACGGCAAGATGCCCGAGCTGCTCGCCGAGTGGGACGCGCAGCGGGACGCGACGGTCGCCCCTTCCGCGGGTTGA
- a CDS encoding potassium-transporting ATPase subunit F, which translates to MIWFALLAAALGIAAVVYLVVALVKPERF; encoded by the coding sequence GTGATCTGGTTCGCACTCCTCGCCGCCGCGCTGGGCATCGCCGCCGTCGTCTACCTCGTGGTCGCCCTCGTGAAGCCCGAGCGCTTCTGA
- the kdpA gene encoding potassium-transporting ATPase subunit KdpA, whose protein sequence is MGGPTITDALLGVAQAATLALVLGLLYRPLGDYMARIYTSDRDLKVERRLYRLIGVDPRGEQSWPAYLRGVLAFSLVGLLLVYALQRMQAVLPYSLGLPAVPEGLAFNTAASFVANTNWQSYSPELTMGYTVQLAGLAVQNFVSAAVGIAVAVALVRGFARRGSATIGNFWVDLVRGAFRLLLPLSIVGAIVLIVGGVVQNFNGFTEVHTLAGGTQQLPGGPVASQEVIKLLGTNGGGFFNVNSAHPFENPTAWTNLFEIVLMLAIPFALPRTFGRMVGSNKQGYAILAVMATLFVVSLTALSALEAAGSGTAPQLAGAAMEGKEARFGIFGSALFGTTSTLTSTGAVNSMHDSFTALGGMMPMLNMMLGEVAPGGVGSGLYGMLVLAVIAVFIAGLLVGRTPEYLGKKIGPREIKLASLYILVTPTLVLAGTALSFAIPAIREDVEQVSIWNPGVHGMSEVLYAFTSASNNNGSAFAGLTANTPWLNTALGVAMLLGRFVPIVFVLALAGSLAAQRKVPETAGTLPTYKPQFVGLLVGVTVLITALTYFPVLTLGPLAEGLS, encoded by the coding sequence ATGGGCGGCCCCACCATCACCGACGCCCTCCTCGGCGTCGCACAAGCCGCGACCCTCGCGCTCGTGCTCGGCCTGCTGTACCGACCGCTCGGCGACTACATGGCCCGCATCTACACGAGCGACCGCGACCTGAAGGTCGAGCGCCGTCTCTACCGCCTCATCGGCGTCGACCCCCGCGGCGAGCAGTCATGGCCCGCGTACCTGCGCGGCGTGCTCGCGTTCTCGCTCGTCGGGCTGCTGCTGGTCTACGCGCTGCAGCGGATGCAGGCCGTGCTGCCGTACTCGCTCGGCCTGCCGGCGGTGCCCGAGGGACTCGCCTTCAACACCGCCGCGTCGTTCGTCGCGAACACGAACTGGCAGTCGTACTCGCCCGAGCTGACCATGGGCTACACCGTGCAGCTCGCGGGCCTCGCGGTGCAGAACTTCGTCTCCGCGGCCGTCGGCATCGCCGTCGCCGTCGCCCTCGTGCGCGGCTTCGCGCGGCGCGGGTCGGCCACGATCGGCAACTTCTGGGTCGACCTCGTGCGCGGGGCGTTCCGCCTGCTGCTGCCGCTGTCGATCGTGGGCGCGATCGTGCTCATCGTCGGCGGCGTCGTGCAGAACTTCAACGGCTTCACCGAGGTGCACACCCTCGCCGGAGGCACCCAGCAACTGCCCGGCGGCCCGGTCGCGAGCCAGGAGGTCATCAAGCTGCTCGGCACGAACGGCGGCGGCTTCTTCAACGTGAACTCGGCCCACCCGTTCGAGAACCCGACCGCGTGGACCAATCTCTTCGAGATCGTGCTCATGCTCGCGATCCCGTTCGCCCTACCCCGCACCTTCGGCCGCATGGTCGGCTCGAACAAGCAGGGCTACGCGATCCTCGCGGTCATGGCGACCCTCTTCGTCGTCTCGCTCACGGCGCTCAGCGCCCTCGAGGCGGCCGGCAGCGGCACCGCACCGCAGCTCGCGGGCGCCGCGATGGAGGGCAAGGAGGCGCGCTTCGGCATCTTCGGCTCGGCCCTGTTCGGCACGACCTCGACGCTCACGTCGACCGGCGCGGTCAACTCGATGCACGACTCGTTCACGGCCCTCGGCGGCATGATGCCGATGCTCAACATGATGCTCGGCGAGGTCGCCCCCGGCGGCGTCGGATCGGGCCTCTACGGCATGCTCGTGCTCGCGGTCATCGCCGTGTTCATCGCGGGCCTGCTCGTCGGCCGCACCCCCGAGTACCTGGGCAAGAAGATCGGACCGCGCGAGATCAAGCTCGCGAGCCTCTACATCCTCGTCACGCCGACGCTCGTGCTCGCGGGCACCGCGCTCTCGTTCGCGATCCCCGCCATCCGCGAGGACGTCGAACAGGTCTCGATCTGGAACCCCGGCGTGCACGGCATGAGCGAGGTGCTCTACGCGTTCACGAGCGCGTCGAACAACAACGGCTCCGCGTTCGCGGGCCTCACCGCGAACACCCCGTGGCTGAACACGGCCCTCGGCGTCGCGATGCTGCTCGGCCGCTTCGTGCCGATCGTGTTCGTGCTCGCCCTCGCCGGCTCGCTCGCCGCGCAGCGGAAGGTGCCCGAGACCGCCGGCACCCTGCCGACGTACAAGCCGCAGTTCGTCGGCCTCCTCGTCGGCGTCACGGTGCTCATCACCGCCCTCACCTACTTCCCCGTGCTCACACTCGGGCCCCTTGCAGAAGGACTCAGCTGA
- the kdpB gene encoding potassium-transporting ATPase subunit KdpB — translation MSLTSETTQNTGPDAAAPTPSHPESSSSKRRPSAFGPRQLATALPGALRKLDPRQMWRNPVMFIVEVGAALTTVLAVAEPFIGGPGTSGGSAVPGSFTWAIAVWLWLTVVFANLAESVAEGRGKAQADTLRKTRTSTVAHRVELDGADLDTALARLLDHRNHSALTDVSSADLRLGDFVVVSAGELIPGDGDIVAGIASVDESAITGESAPVVRESGGDRSAVTGGTRVLSDRIVVRITSKPGETFVDRMIALVEGAARQKTPNEIALNILLASLSIVFVVVVLTLNPIASYAASPVSITVLVALLVCLIPTTIGALLSAIGIAGMDRLVQRNVLAMSGRAVEAAGDVTTLLLDKTGTITYGNRRASEFVPMPGVDETELVRAAALASLADPTPEGSSIVELASARGIRFDAAPEGEVVPFTAQTRMSGLDLADGTIVRKGAGSAVTAWVEASAPIDRATADELAERVDAISTGGGTPLVVAVHEPGQAPRILGVVHLKDIVKDGLTERFAELRAMGIRTVMITGDNPLTAAAIAKEAGVDDYLAEATPEDKLALIRREQEGGNLVAMTGDGTNDAPALAQADVGVAMNTGTSAAKEAGNMVDLDSDPTKLIDIVRIGKQLLITRGALTTFSIANDVAKYFAIIPAMFAGVFPGLGVLNLMQLHSPASAVLSAVIFNAIVIIALIPLALRGVKYRPGDASSILSRNLLVYGLGGIIAPFIGIKLIDLVISLIPGF, via the coding sequence ATGTCGCTCACCAGCGAAACCACCCAGAACACCGGGCCGGATGCCGCGGCGCCGACCCCGTCGCATCCCGAGTCGTCATCGTCGAAACGTCGCCCGAGCGCGTTCGGACCGCGCCAGCTCGCGACCGCCCTGCCGGGCGCCCTGCGCAAGCTCGACCCACGGCAGATGTGGCGCAACCCGGTGATGTTCATCGTCGAGGTCGGCGCCGCGCTCACGACCGTGCTCGCGGTGGCCGAGCCGTTCATCGGCGGTCCGGGCACCTCGGGCGGCAGTGCCGTGCCCGGTTCGTTCACGTGGGCGATCGCCGTCTGGCTGTGGCTCACCGTGGTCTTCGCGAACCTCGCCGAGTCGGTCGCCGAGGGCCGCGGAAAGGCGCAGGCCGACACGCTGCGGAAGACTCGCACGTCGACGGTGGCGCACCGGGTGGAGCTCGACGGGGCGGATCTCGATACGGCGCTGGCGCGCCTACTCGATCACCGGAATCACAGTGCGCTGACCGACGTCTCGTCGGCCGACCTGCGGCTCGGCGACTTCGTCGTCGTGTCGGCGGGCGAGCTCATCCCGGGCGACGGCGACATCGTCGCGGGCATCGCCTCGGTCGACGAGTCGGCGATCACGGGCGAGTCGGCACCCGTCGTGCGCGAGTCGGGCGGCGACCGGTCGGCCGTCACCGGCGGCACCCGGGTGCTCAGCGACCGCATCGTCGTGCGCATCACCTCGAAGCCGGGCGAGACCTTCGTCGACCGCATGATCGCGCTCGTCGAGGGCGCCGCCCGGCAGAAGACCCCGAACGAGATCGCGCTCAACATCCTGCTCGCGAGCCTCTCGATCGTGTTCGTCGTCGTCGTGCTGACGCTCAACCCGATCGCCTCCTACGCGGCGTCGCCCGTGAGCATCACGGTGCTCGTGGCGCTACTCGTGTGCCTCATCCCGACGACGATCGGCGCCCTGCTCTCGGCGATCGGCATCGCCGGCATGGACCGCCTCGTGCAACGCAATGTGCTCGCGATGTCGGGCCGTGCGGTCGAGGCCGCGGGCGACGTCACGACCCTGCTGCTCGACAAGACCGGCACGATCACCTACGGCAACCGTCGCGCGAGCGAGTTCGTGCCGATGCCGGGCGTCGACGAGACCGAGCTCGTGCGGGCCGCCGCGCTCGCCTCGCTCGCCGACCCCACCCCCGAGGGCAGTTCGATCGTCGAGCTCGCGTCGGCCCGCGGCATCCGGTTCGATGCGGCGCCCGAGGGCGAGGTCGTGCCGTTCACCGCCCAGACCCGCATGTCGGGGCTCGACCTCGCCGACGGCACGATCGTGCGCAAGGGCGCCGGCTCGGCCGTGACGGCGTGGGTCGAGGCATCCGCGCCGATCGACCGGGCGACCGCAGATGAGCTGGCCGAGCGCGTCGACGCGATCTCGACCGGCGGCGGTACCCCGCTCGTCGTCGCGGTGCACGAGCCTGGCCAGGCACCGCGCATCCTCGGCGTCGTGCACCTCAAGGACATCGTGAAGGACGGGCTCACCGAACGCTTCGCCGAGCTGCGCGCGATGGGCATCCGCACCGTCATGATCACGGGCGACAACCCGCTCACGGCCGCCGCGATCGCGAAGGAGGCGGGCGTCGACGACTACCTCGCCGAGGCCACCCCCGAGGACAAGCTCGCGCTCATCCGGCGCGAGCAGGAGGGCGGCAACCTCGTGGCTATGACGGGCGACGGCACGAACGACGCGCCCGCGCTCGCCCAGGCCGATGTCGGCGTCGCGATGAACACGGGCACGTCGGCCGCGAAGGAGGCCGGCAACATGGTCGACCTCGACAGCGACCCGACGAAGCTCATCGACATCGTGCGCATCGGCAAGCAGCTGCTCATCACGCGCGGCGCGCTCACGACGTTCTCGATCGCGAACGACGTGGCGAAGTACTTCGCGATCATCCCGGCGATGTTCGCGGGCGTGTTCCCGGGGCTCGGGGTGCTCAACCTCATGCAGCTGCACTCCCCCGCCTCGGCGGTGCTGTCGGCCGTCATCTTCAACGCGATCGTCATCATCGCGCTCATCCCGCTCGCACTGCGCGGCGTGAAGTACCGGCCGGGCGACGCGAGCTCGATCCTCAGTCGCAATCTGCTCGTCTACGGACTCGGCGGCATCATCGCCCCGTTCATCGGCATCAAGCTGATCGACCTCGTCATCAGCCTCATCCCCGGCTTCTGA
- the kdpC gene encoding potassium-transporting ATPase subunit KdpC, translating into MTSTRTTLRTHWVALRAMIAFTLVLGVAYTALVTAIGQLALPAQANGSLVHDADGAVVGSSLIGQPFADASGAPSHDWFQPRPSAAGDGYDGGASSGSNLGPENPDLVSAIEERRTQVAAADGVAPDEVPADALTASASGLDPHISPEYARLQVARVAAARGLPEAEVAKLVDEHVQGRDLGYLGEPTVNVLELNLALAALVGD; encoded by the coding sequence ATGACCTCCACCCGCACCACCCTCCGCACCCACTGGGTCGCGCTCCGCGCGATGATCGCCTTCACCCTCGTGCTCGGCGTCGCGTACACCGCCCTCGTCACCGCGATCGGCCAGCTCGCGCTGCCCGCCCAGGCGAACGGCTCGCTCGTGCACGATGCTGACGGCGCCGTCGTCGGCTCCTCCCTCATCGGGCAACCGTTCGCGGATGCCTCGGGCGCGCCGTCGCACGACTGGTTCCAGCCGCGCCCCTCGGCCGCCGGAGACGGCTACGACGGCGGCGCCTCGAGCGGCAGCAACCTCGGGCCCGAGAACCCCGACCTCGTCTCGGCCATCGAGGAGCGCCGCACCCAGGTCGCGGCGGCCGACGGCGTCGCACCCGACGAGGTGCCCGCCGACGCACTCACCGCCTCGGCCTCCGGCCTCGACCCGCACATCAGCCCCGAGTACGCCCGCCTGCAGGTCGCCCGCGTCGCGGCCGCCCGCGGGCTCCCCGAGGCCGAGGTCGCGAAGCTCGTCGACGAGCACGTGCAGGGCCGCGACCTCGGTTACCTCGGCGAGCCGACCGTGAACGTGCTCGAGCTCAACCTCGCGCTCGCGGCCCTGGTGGGAGACTGA